Proteins from a single region of Paenibacillus sp. BIHB 4019:
- a CDS encoding GHKL domain-containing protein, with amino-acid sequence MQRNIWFMAISVIVVIILLNNTAYYFLTKESLEDALNREVAAVARQIEFSVEQSRLGAERYQDLIGDELRVVSIAAQYALDPDVDKVTNEQLVELSAKLGVNHITLLKRVKDDILLYKSSDKTQLGKSTKSWDPWFIVFNQLFDQRNVEIDWLGKSLPNFWSGPFEVASTDPGSIYKWGYYFDGTTNYITDPYVSYTKLAEYEELTGVDSLIKKTIASNKALLEVTVLNPETFAKGPFETVHPNGDVQEHILQQPILYGSYNYVADSDVANVSKAFNTKQNVTVDEVVGGKHVFKMFIPVFTEDKGLNIVDENGVPMDSYVLTLVSDYQVIRDQMSTQLLNIAIIIVLVTALSLVTAGVVMNYYRRSRDNAVQVTQQTYVDEINQMFQSIRAQRHDFLNHVQTIHSLAELNKHEELIAYTKELTGEIRQMNDIINIGNPAIAALIRSKTSQAESYRIMFECTFTSFDKLEMGVKTLDLNRILGNLIDNAFDETMRYPESMRVVELQGLQRNGFLEFTITNTCEDAEKVAAMPLFQAGYSTKGDQDHQGLGLSIVKSIVDKYKGTIDIYADGPDRLTFFITIPHKI; translated from the coding sequence ATGCAGCGGAATATATGGTTTATGGCGATTTCAGTTATTGTGGTCATTATTTTATTGAACAACACAGCTTATTATTTTTTAACGAAAGAATCATTGGAAGATGCATTAAATCGGGAAGTTGCCGCCGTGGCCAGACAGATTGAGTTTTCAGTGGAGCAATCGCGGCTAGGGGCGGAGCGTTATCAGGATTTAATCGGCGACGAGCTTCGGGTCGTATCGATTGCTGCCCAATATGCCCTTGATCCCGACGTCGATAAAGTAACGAACGAGCAATTGGTGGAGCTGAGCGCGAAGCTTGGCGTCAACCACATTACGCTGCTTAAACGCGTGAAGGATGATATATTATTGTATAAATCGTCCGATAAAACGCAGCTAGGCAAAAGCACGAAATCTTGGGATCCTTGGTTTATCGTGTTTAACCAGCTGTTTGATCAGCGAAATGTGGAAATCGACTGGCTTGGCAAATCGCTGCCCAACTTTTGGAGCGGTCCATTCGAGGTGGCTTCTACCGATCCAGGCAGCATTTATAAATGGGGCTATTATTTTGACGGGACGACGAATTACATTACCGATCCTTATGTCAGCTATACGAAGCTGGCGGAATACGAGGAGCTGACAGGTGTAGATTCGTTGATTAAGAAGACGATTGCAAGCAACAAAGCGCTTCTGGAAGTTACGGTGCTTAATCCGGAGACGTTTGCGAAAGGCCCTTTTGAGACGGTTCACCCGAACGGCGATGTGCAGGAGCATATTTTGCAGCAGCCGATTTTGTACGGGAGCTATAATTATGTTGCGGACAGCGACGTAGCTAATGTGTCGAAGGCCTTCAACACGAAGCAAAATGTAACCGTCGATGAGGTAGTGGGCGGCAAGCATGTTTTCAAAATGTTCATTCCCGTCTTTACCGAGGACAAAGGGCTGAATATTGTGGATGAGAACGGCGTGCCAATGGACAGCTATGTGCTGACGCTGGTATCTGATTATCAGGTTATTCGTGACCAAATGTCTACGCAGCTGCTGAATATTGCCATCATTATTGTCCTTGTAACGGCGCTTAGCCTAGTGACGGCGGGCGTGGTGATGAACTATTACCGCCGTTCGCGTGATAATGCCGTGCAGGTCACTCAGCAAACGTACGTCGATGAAATCAATCAGATGTTTCAATCGATTCGGGCGCAGCGCCATGATTTTCTCAACCATGTGCAGACGATCCATTCGCTTGCAGAATTGAACAAGCATGAGGAGCTCATTGCATATACGAAGGAGCTGACGGGCGAAATTCGGCAGATGAACGATATTATTAATATTGGCAATCCGGCGATTGCCGCGCTCATTCGCTCGAAAACTTCGCAGGCGGAAAGCTACCGAATTATGTTTGAATGTACTTTTACGAGCTTTGACAAGCTGGAAATGGGCGTCAAGACGCTTGATTTAAACCGTATTCTCGGCAATCTCATTGACAATGCCTTCGATGAGACGATGAGATATCCGGAGAGCATGCGAGTAGTTGAGCTGCAAGGCTTGCAGAGAAACGGCTTTCTTGAATTTACGATTACGAATACATGCGAGGATGCTGAGAAGGTGGCGGCCATGCCGCTTTTCCAGGCGGGCTACTCCACGAAGGGTGATCAGGATCACCAAGGTCTGGGCTTGTCCATCGTGAAATCTATTGTAGACAAGTATAAAGGCACGATTGACATTTATGCGGATGGACCTGACCGTCTGACCTTTTTTATTACGATTCCTCATAAAATTTAA
- a CDS encoding MarR family transcriptional regulator — translation MIKHNALSLVAKIRDKANKLIVSELEAKQITGIVPSHGDILMFLYREKQPLSVRALSEKIHRTQPTTTVLINKLEKLGYVERTKDDRDSRVSLIVLTERGLGLEPIFLAISQQVNDVIYGGLSEEQSLQLEQLLEQVHSRF, via the coding sequence ATGATAAAACATAACGCGTTGTCATTAGTTGCTAAAATTCGAGACAAAGCTAATAAGCTGATTGTAAGCGAGCTGGAAGCGAAGCAAATTACGGGAATAGTACCATCGCACGGCGATATTCTCATGTTTCTTTATCGGGAGAAGCAGCCGCTGTCTGTCAGGGCATTATCGGAGAAAATCCATCGCACACAGCCGACGACGACTGTACTCATCAACAAGCTGGAGAAGCTTGGGTATGTAGAACGGACAAAGGACGACAGGGACAGCCGAGTTTCGCTGATCGTTTTAACCGAGAGGGGCCTAGGGCTGGAACCGATTTTTCTAGCTATTTCCCAGCAGGTCAATGACGTGATTTACGGCGGCTTAAGTGAAGAGCAGAGCTTGCAGCTAGAGCAGCTGCTGGAGCAAGTACACAGCCGGTTTTAA
- a CDS encoding NAD(P)H-dependent oxidoreductase, giving the protein MKHLIVFAHPNEDSYNRAILDTAVQSLKAEGHEVTVRDLYALKFQPVLTPEDTAAMRAGQTPEDILTEQKYVTEADAITFIYPIWWTGLPAIMKGYVDRVFAYGYAYAYGETGIDKLLTGKKGFIINTHGTPSEIYDQIGMTAGMKMTSDTGIFDFVGIKSVGHLFFGGIGYIGEAELKANLQQVAQTVKTVFQA; this is encoded by the coding sequence ATGAAACATCTTATCGTATTTGCCCATCCGAACGAAGATAGCTACAACCGTGCCATTTTGGACACAGCGGTACAAAGCTTGAAAGCTGAAGGCCATGAAGTAACGGTGCGTGACCTGTATGCGCTGAAATTTCAGCCGGTGCTGACTCCGGAAGACACAGCAGCCATGCGTGCTGGCCAGACGCCAGAGGATATTTTGACAGAGCAGAAATATGTGACTGAAGCAGATGCGATTACTTTTATCTATCCGATTTGGTGGACGGGTCTTCCAGCCATTATGAAAGGCTATGTTGATCGCGTATTTGCTTACGGTTACGCTTATGCGTACGGAGAAACCGGCATTGACAAGCTGCTTACCGGCAAAAAAGGCTTTATCATTAACACGCACGGCACGCCAAGTGAAATTTACGATCAAATCGGCATGACTGCCGGCATGAAAATGACTTCAGATACGGGCATTTTTGATTTTGTCGGCATAAAGTCCGTTGGACATCTGTTCTTCGGCGGCATTGGCTATATCGGCGAAGCGGAGCTGAAAGCGAACCTGCAGCAGGTAGCGCAGACGGTTAAGACAGTATTTCAGGCTTAA
- a CDS encoding LuxR C-terminal-related transcriptional regulator, translating to MKGSDHKSKFLLTHREREVFELLVQDKTTRDIAQQLFISEKTVRNHISNVMQKLNVKGRSQAVVELIKLGELQI from the coding sequence GTGAAAGGTAGCGACCATAAGAGCAAGTTTTTACTGACACATCGTGAGCGCGAGGTATTCGAGCTTCTAGTCCAAGACAAAACAACACGAGATATTGCGCAACAGCTGTTCATTAGCGAGAAGACCGTCCGCAACCATATCTCTAATGTGATGCAAAAATTAAACGTTAAAGGTCGTTCGCAAGCGGTTGTCGAGCTAATCAAGCTCGGGGAGCTGCAGATTTAA
- a CDS encoding SWIM zinc finger family protein encodes MNKALTRNDGQLLKLLEGNIREHMQQVIVECGWEYFRKGYVRKVEVHDQHLLTGVVAGSELYAVSIDVMDFAYSRCTCPYGGFCKHMSAVFFAFCDQNQALHGTPESAYRRLTGLQPEPAPRAAVVVEQRGRATSTPGMEASPADWQEWMEQEYGESWRVCRHSLHSLQPVLSALKGTSKDWDKKKQRLHWMNVILFVLDQAELAIKAVDSFSRYYHEMSFVRMAEPWLEHYYTLVLELSPAEMLEDEREWADAVVGYAYNRALRKEQQLFDWPYIYLALCGKMSENRDWQQRELASMLASAGEHTENADEQVNDTFIHTAIAMMYFFDGQDEEALAHFVKTDFRGSQKMVYTCAAQRLEAGDWEPFEAWMTYLYKQIYAIRSGRTVGPFLTLCRRADTDQPDNLKWTSYMTSLLPHSYSELTEHWFAQKKYEEWAELQMLIGAQPDDLPIQDVREVSKVNPRVMMPLYHQAIDNWISSRNRQGYRMAVKQLKKLERIYKAEKEMDRWQVYITGVSRKYQRLRAFQEELWKGKIVT; translated from the coding sequence GTGAACAAAGCTTTGACTAGAAATGACGGTCAGCTATTGAAGCTGTTAGAAGGCAATATCAGGGAGCATATGCAGCAGGTTATTGTCGAGTGCGGCTGGGAATATTTTCGTAAAGGCTATGTTCGAAAAGTGGAGGTGCATGATCAGCATTTGCTGACAGGCGTCGTTGCAGGGTCGGAGCTGTATGCGGTAAGCATTGATGTGATGGATTTTGCATATAGCAGATGTACGTGTCCGTATGGCGGGTTCTGCAAGCATATGTCCGCCGTATTTTTTGCTTTTTGCGATCAAAATCAGGCGCTTCATGGCACTCCGGAGTCTGCGTATCGGCGCCTGACCGGGCTTCAGCCGGAGCCTGCGCCGCGGGCGGCTGTCGTTGTGGAGCAGCGGGGGAGAGCAACCTCTACCCCGGGCATGGAGGCGTCTCCTGCAGATTGGCAGGAGTGGATGGAGCAGGAGTACGGCGAATCATGGCGCGTATGCCGCCACTCGCTGCACTCCTTGCAGCCTGTTCTGTCTGCCCTCAAAGGCACGTCCAAAGACTGGGATAAAAAAAAGCAGCGCCTGCACTGGATGAATGTCATTTTATTCGTGCTGGATCAGGCGGAGCTGGCGATTAAAGCGGTAGATTCTTTCAGCCGCTATTATCACGAAATGTCGTTCGTCCGTATGGCTGAGCCATGGCTGGAGCATTATTATACGCTCGTACTGGAGCTGTCTCCTGCCGAAATGCTGGAGGATGAGCGTGAATGGGCCGATGCGGTTGTGGGATATGCCTATAACCGGGCTCTGCGCAAGGAGCAGCAGCTGTTCGACTGGCCTTATATTTATTTGGCGCTGTGCGGGAAGATGTCGGAAAACCGGGACTGGCAGCAGCGTGAGCTGGCTTCGATGCTCGCATCGGCAGGCGAGCATACGGAGAACGCTGACGAGCAAGTAAACGACACGTTTATTCATACGGCGATTGCGATGATGTATTTTTTCGATGGGCAGGATGAGGAAGCTTTGGCCCATTTCGTGAAAACGGATTTTAGAGGCTCGCAAAAAATGGTATATACATGCGCAGCCCAGCGGTTGGAAGCAGGCGACTGGGAGCCGTTTGAGGCGTGGATGACCTATCTTTACAAGCAAATTTATGCGATTCGGAGCGGAAGGACAGTGGGACCGTTTCTAACCTTGTGCCGCCGCGCGGATACGGATCAACCGGATAATTTGAAATGGACGTCCTACATGACGTCGCTTTTGCCGCATTCTTATTCGGAGCTTACGGAGCATTGGTTTGCGCAGAAAAAATACGAGGAATGGGCGGAGCTGCAAATGCTGATTGGCGCCCAGCCCGATGATTTGCCGATTCAGGATGTGCGCGAGGTGTCGAAGGTGAACCCGCGCGTCATGATGCCGCTCTATCATCAGGCCATCGACAATTGGATCAGCTCGCGCAATCGCCAAGGCTACCGAATGGCGGTGAAGCAGCTCAAGAAGCTGGAGCGTATTTATAAAGCCGAGAAGGAAATGGACAGATGGCAGGTTTATATTACGGGCGTCAGCCGTAAATACCAGCGGCTGCGCGCGTTCCAAGAGGAGCTGTGGAAAGGAAAAATTGTGACATGA
- a CDS encoding RICIN domain-containing protein yields the protein MSKSFRFASITLCFALILSAWSFTASIPKAEAADASSYPYQAMRLENVNKGWNLNILGYSSNSEVNVWPTNGESNERWRFETADGEYFKLINEKTGLLLSPLNWSLADGTAAVLYADSNRNEQLWKIVGNDTDVNGDYISYHVLNKADSTKALILNLSTNKTMIGTYAGSTTHKWKLVSDGLVGFAGFAKDLNGANKTGTIGGLLGKTVFVHTLAELKTALLDIKPLTIVISSNIDNANSEVYDLRIASDKTIIGSFAANRLTDARLRTDDYFKAEGVSNNVIIKNINFEIKNRRDVVTVAIYGSRNVWIDHNTFTSSLGIDVGEVGKFIWVNTSVYSNTDPDYVTISYNKLSNRYWTVAFGTVTAWNKNNATVMLNNFNSTVRRTPQSGNGRMHVLNNLIQRTLPSTDDAGYAAIIGGSGAHVYSDANRFHNFKKASSGYWDTEITIDANATIKDVGSYTNKGENAPVATPYALPTPAGTVTTFNPASKYSYPIMKAYTASGNDVKTFTTQFAGAVSNASSLKYVHYPEFASYLQ from the coding sequence ATGTCCAAATCCTTTCGTTTCGCCAGCATCACCCTTTGCTTCGCTCTAATTTTGAGTGCATGGTCATTCACTGCTTCTATTCCAAAAGCCGAGGCTGCTGATGCCAGCTCCTACCCCTATCAAGCGATGAGACTGGAAAATGTCAACAAAGGCTGGAACTTGAACATTCTTGGCTACAGCAGCAATTCTGAAGTGAACGTATGGCCTACGAATGGAGAAAGCAACGAAAGATGGCGATTTGAAACCGCGGACGGAGAATACTTCAAGCTCATTAATGAAAAAACAGGCCTGCTGCTCTCTCCGCTTAATTGGTCCTTGGCAGATGGAACAGCGGCCGTGCTTTATGCAGACTCGAACAGAAACGAGCAATTGTGGAAAATAGTTGGCAACGATACCGATGTTAATGGCGACTATATTTCCTATCATGTCTTAAACAAAGCTGACAGCACGAAGGCACTTATCCTTAATCTATCGACAAATAAAACGATGATAGGCACCTATGCTGGCAGCACTACCCACAAGTGGAAGCTCGTCTCAGACGGCCTTGTCGGCTTTGCCGGATTCGCCAAGGATTTGAACGGGGCCAATAAAACCGGAACGATCGGCGGCTTGCTGGGAAAAACGGTTTTCGTCCATACGCTTGCCGAGCTGAAAACCGCTTTGCTCGATATAAAGCCGCTGACAATCGTCATTTCCAGCAATATAGACAATGCCAACTCGGAGGTTTACGATTTACGGATCGCCTCCGATAAGACGATTATAGGATCCTTTGCGGCCAACAGGCTGACAGATGCGCGTCTGCGCACCGATGACTATTTTAAGGCAGAGGGCGTCAGCAACAATGTCATCATTAAAAACATCAACTTTGAAATCAAAAACAGGAGAGATGTTGTGACTGTCGCCATCTACGGGTCGCGCAACGTATGGATTGACCATAACACCTTTACCTCCTCTCTGGGCATTGATGTTGGCGAGGTCGGAAAATTTATTTGGGTCAATACGAGCGTTTATTCCAACACCGATCCGGATTATGTCACCATATCCTACAACAAGCTTTCTAACCGTTATTGGACAGTCGCTTTCGGCACAGTAACCGCATGGAACAAAAATAATGCGACAGTTATGCTCAACAACTTTAATTCGACCGTTCGCAGAACGCCGCAATCGGGCAATGGCCGAATGCATGTATTAAACAATTTGATTCAGCGGACGCTGCCGAGCACGGATGACGCCGGCTATGCAGCCATTATCGGCGGCTCGGGCGCACACGTATATTCGGATGCCAACCGCTTCCATAATTTCAAGAAAGCATCCAGCGGCTATTGGGATACGGAAATTACGATTGATGCAAATGCAACCATCAAAGATGTTGGCTCCTATACAAATAAAGGTGAAAATGCGCCGGTTGCGACGCCTTATGCCCTGCCAACTCCAGCCGGCACGGTGACGACCTTCAATCCCGCCTCCAAATACAGCTATCCAATAATGAAAGCGTATACTGCGTCAGGAAACGACGTAAAAACCTTCACAACCCAGTTTGCAGGTGCTGTAAGCAACGCCTCAAGCTTGAAATACGTTCATTACCCTGAATTCGCATCCTACCTGCAATAA